The following coding sequences lie in one Haematobia irritans isolate KBUSLIRL chromosome 3, ASM5000362v1, whole genome shotgun sequence genomic window:
- the LOC142230287 gene encoding uncharacterized protein LOC142230287: MGCCSSTNANVSGKLDTTLNGYYAATSYQRKGSKRSFSSRISTGSSSGVSSACTSPSRRSILCRSPAATPNGIKAKTTNFTLTQKDIPHKAFEMLSICDDFGEAARMQQNDHGSYGYYSESMSTGSTPSTPSKTCLRRTQDTSSLREESPEPQVTVTPTPSDLEMEMYMMSHSQALMPKTSSPLFQRRDVTFNAVAQASPPSNSYKKWANYLQSTPAYMLHNVTDIPEAIAGHFSPLDFPGFTDLEEMESAAKRFKVDVQGTETIHHYESEEDEVFYQKQIPLPSNLTHTITTDL, encoded by the coding sequence ATGGGTTGCTGTTCATCGACAAATGCCAatgtttcaggcaaattagataccaCACTAAATGGATATTATGCTGCCACCTCATATCAGAGAAAAGGATCTAAACGTAGCTTCTCGAGTCGCATTAGCACTGGCTCCAGTTCAGGAGTCTCTAGTGCTTGTACTTCACCCTCCAGACGCAGTATTCTATGTCGTTCTCCAGCCGCAACACCCAATGGAATTAAAGCCAAGACCACCAATTTTACTCTCACCCAAAAGGATATACCACACAAAGCTTTTGAAATGCTATCGATTTGTGATGATTTTGGTGAAGCTGCTCGCATGCAACAAAATGATCATGGCTCTTATGGTTACTATTCGGAATCTATGTCCACTGGAAGTACCCCATCCACCCCTTCAAAAACTTGCCTGAGGAGAACTCAAGATACCAGTAGCCTAAGAGAAGAATCTCCCGAGCCCCAAGTGACTGTGACTCCTACCCCAAGTGATTTGGAAATGGAAATGTATATGATGTCTCATTCTCAGGCCTTAATGCCCAAAACTTCATCACCTTTATTTCAACGTCGTGATGTTACCTTCAATGCTGTGGCTCAAGCATCACCACCTTCCAACTCCTATAAAAAATGGGCCAATTATTTACAATCCACTCCAGCTTATATGTTACACAATGTAACCGATATTCCAGAAGCCATAGCAGGACATTTTAGTCCTTTAGATTTTCCAGGATTCACCGATTTGGAAGAAATGGAAAGTGCTGCCAAGAGATTTAAAGTTGATGTCCAGGGAACAGAGACCATCCATCACTATGAGAGTGAAGAAGATGAGGTATTCTATCAAAAGCAAATACCACTACCTTCAAACTTAACACACACCATTACCACCGATTTGTAA